In Pseudodesulfovibrio alkaliphilus, the genomic stretch GCGATGTTGGCCGGGTCCACGCATACGCCGTAGCGGCTGCGGTAGTCCTCGCTGATGGCCTCGCGCAATTCGAAGAGTCCAAGGGAGTGGGTGTAGTGGGTGTGCCCGTCATCCAGGGCGCGGCAGGCGGCCCGTTTGACGCAGTCGGGCGTGTCGAAGTCCGGCTCTCCCACCTCCAGGTGGACGATGGAGCGGCCCTCCCGCTCCATGGCCTGGGCGGCCTCCAGTATTTCCATGACCAGAAACGGGGTCATGGCGCAGCATCGCTTTGATATGCTCATCTTGCGCATCCTGTGCCGGAAGCCGGGGAGCGCCCCGGCATCCGTATCAATGGACAACCCCGCCCCATGCCGGCCGGGCGCGGGGCGGGGAAGGTGTCAAATGAATCGATGGTTAATGAATCAGGCAACTTCCACGACTTCAATATCAAACATCAGGGTCTGTCCGGCCAGGGGATGGTTGCCGTCCAGCGTGACCAGGGCGTCGTCAAAGTTGGTCACTCGTACATAGGCCGGGGTGCCGTCCTCAGTACGGATTTCCAGCATGATGCCTTCCTCAAGCTCCACATGCGGCGGCAATTGCTCGCGGCGCACCTGGAAAACCAGCTGGTCGTCGGACTCGCCGTATCCCTCCTCGGGCGGAATCTCCACGGTCACGGTGTCGCCCACCGACTTGCCGATGACCGCCTTCTCGAACCCGGCGATGACCATGCCCTCGCCCAGGGTGAACTGGAGCGGGTCGCGTCCCTGGCTGGAATCGAACTGGCTGCCGTCCTCCTTGAGGGTGCCGGTGTAGTGGACCTTGACGGTGCTGCCTTTGGTGGCGGTCATGCGCAATCTCCTTGTCGCTTGAGGATGGAACAAAGCCCGAGCCTAACGCAATCCGTGCGGATTGCAAGGCGGCTGGTCAGTAGTTGAGTATGGAGCGCAACTCGTCCATGGTCGCGGCGGCAAAGGCGCGGGCCCGCTCGTTGCCCAGGGCCAGTATCTCTGCCGCCCGTTCGTCGGTACAGGCGGCGCGGCGCTCCTGCAGCGGCGTCAGGAAACGCTCCAGGGAGTCCATGAGCACCTTCTTGCAGTCCACGCAGCCCCAGGTGGCGTTGCGGCAGCCTTCGCGGATTTCCGGCAGGCGGGCCGGATCGGTCATCAGTTTGTGGTAGGGATAGAGGTTGCATACGTCCGGGTCGCCGGGGTCGGACTTGCGCAGCCTGCGTTCGTCGGTCTTCATGCCGCGGACTTTGGGCGCGATCTCCTCAATGGGCTCGGAGAGCATGATGGAGTTGCCGTAGCTCTTGGACATCTTGCGGCCGTCCAGACCGGGCAGCTTGGCCTCCTCGGTCAGCATGTCGGCGGGCTCTGGCAGGGCCTCGGTGCCGGTCAGGTGGTTGAAGCGGCGGGCGATCTCGCGGGCCAGCTCCAGGTGAGGCAGCTGGTCCTTGCCCACGGGCACGGCGCACGGCTTGTACATCAGAATGTCCGAGGCCATGAGCACGGGGTAGCCAAGGAATCCGTGGGTATTCAGATCCTTGTGCGTCAGCTCGGCCCTGATCTCCTTGTAGGTCGGATTGCGTTCCAGCCAGCCGAGGGGGGTGAACATGGACAGATACAGATACAGCTCGGCGTGTTCCTTGATCTTCGACTGCTGGAAGATGACGCATTTTTCCGGGTCGAGTCCTGCCGCGATCCAGTCCTTGACCAGTCCGGGGATGAATCCCTTGACCCTTCTGGCGTCGGCATACTCGCTGGTCAGGGCATGCCAGTCGGCCACAAAGAAGAAACAGTCGTACTCCTCCTGGAGTTTGAGCCAGTTGGCGATGACGCCGAAGTAGTGGCCGAGGTGGAGGGGGCCGGTGGGCCGCATGCCGGAGAGAATGCGTTGTCTTTCGCTCATGGTGCCTGGGGGTTGGGGTTACATGGGGATGCCAAGAAGCCGGATTCCGGCGTAGACCATGGGCAGGATGACCCCTCCCACCAGACTGTAGCCGGAAAACCTCCCCAGCAGGATGATGCCGATGAGGATGATGAAACCGTAGCGGCCGAGGGCCATGTAGGATTCGGCCATTTGCGGAGGCAGGAAGTAGGCCACCACGTTGCTGCCGTCCAGGGGCGGGATGGGCAGCAGGTTGAAGATGCCCAGGATCAGGTTCACGAACACCCCTGCCTGGGCGATGAGATAGGTGGGCAGGATGATCTTCTCGGCCAGACCGCCGGGGCTGAACTCCACGGTCATCAGGATGTGGATGACCGTGGCAAAGGCGGCGGCCAGGATGAAGTTGGTCATCGGCCCGGCGATGGCCGTGAGCAGCATCCCCTGGCGGGGGTTCTTGAAATACCCGGAGTTGACGGGCACGGGCTTGGCCCAGCCGAAATGGACGAAGAAGAAGGCCAGCGTTCCCAGAGGGTCGAGATGCTTCATGGGGTTGAGGGAGAGCCTTCCCTGGGATTTGGCCGTGGGGTCGCCCAGCAGATAGGCCACATACCCGTGGGCCACCTCGTGGCAGACCAGCGCCACGAGCAGCCCGGGCGCGAGGATGGCGTATTGTTGCAGCCGTTCCGGCGAAAAGAGATCAAGCATGGGAAGCGGCTACCATGTAAGGGGCATTCGGGGCAAGGTGTTTGATGGAGTCGAACCGGGGGCTGGACACTGACCGCACTCTCCCCGGTGCAACGGGTATCAGGCTGGAGGGGGGCAATGCACGGCCCGCGGCGGCCCGGCCCCGAACGGGACGGCGGATTCTCCGGGGCGCCTCAGGGCGCGATTCCTGAACCCCTGGCGCTCACGCCGCTGATTCGGCAGACCAGTCGGGCCACAAAGGGGCCTGCCGCGACCACTGCGAAGAGCCGCAGGGTTTGCAGGGCAAGGATAAAGCCGACATCGCAGCCGCTGCCCATGGCGATGATGGCAACGGAGTCGAGACCGCCGGGGCTGGTGGCCAGATAGGCGCTCAGGGGGTCCAGGCCCGGCCAGACGGTCAGCAGCCAGGCCGAAACGCAGCACAGCCCGATGAGCAGGAAGGTGGCCAGAAGCATCTGGGGGATGGTGCGCAGGACATGGAGCACGGTTTCGCGGTCAAAGCGCATGCCGACGTACCAGCCGAGGCTGGCATATGCGGTCCAAAGAAGCCAGTGGGGCAGGACAAGGGTGACAATCCCCATGGAATTGAGGGCAGCGCCCGCCAGCATGGGCAGCAGCATTGCCGCGGCGGGGATGCGCAGCCTCCCGCTCAGGAGAACTCCCCCGGCGACCAGGGCCAGCGTCTGGAGCAGAGGGACGAGGGGAGCGTCGAAATCCGGCGACCAGGAGTATGCCCCAGGCAGATCGGCCGCATGGCCGAGGAGAATCCGCGAGACCCCCGAGGCGGTCAGGACCACCACAAACATCCGCAGATATTGCATGAAGGCCACCATGCGGACATCGGCGCCAAAGGATTCGGCCATGGCCGTCATGGCCGCAGCGCCGCCCGGCGACATTCCCCAGGCCGCGGTGTTTCCAGGGAGCGAACCGAGACGCATCAGCAGGAATCCCACGACTCCTCCGGCGGCGATGGTCATGCAGACCACCACGACCATGATCGGCCAGTCCCGGCCCAGCGAGGTCAGAATGGAGGGGGTCAGGGTCAAGGCCACCATGCAGCCCACAACAGCCTGGGCTCCGCTGAAGACGCTACGGGGAACATGCAGCACAACGCCCCGAAGGGCGAAGAACATGCCCGCGATCATGGGGCCCAGCAGCTCGGCGGCGGGAAGTCCGCCAAGACGCAGCAGAGCGGCAAGGGCCGCCGAAATCAGAACCAGCGAAGTCCATTTGCCAAGGAGACGGAAGCTGATCATGGAATCTCCAGCGAAAAGACGGTCCATGGAGCGGTCAAGGCCTGCCGTGCGGGTCTTTGCGGACCGGAAGGAGAGACGGCTCGTCGGAGCCGACTTGCAAACGGGGCCAATCTATCCGTGAAGCGGGTGGTTGTCCAGACGGGCGGCGTCGGGAAGCGGGGTTGATGCCGGGCTGTGCAACGGGGCTACCCCTCCCGTGCCGTGCCGGTGACGCGGGCCAGCTCGTCCTGAAGTGCCCTGGCTTCCACGGGCTTGGCCACGTAACCGTCCATGCCCTCGGCCAGGAGCCGGGCGCGGTCGCCGGACATGGCGTAGGCGGTCAGGGCGATGATGGGTATCTGTCTGTTGGCCTCGCCTGCTTGGCCGTGCCGGATGGATCGGGTGGCGTCCACGCCGTCCATGACCGGCATGTGCACGTCCATGAGTACCGCGTCGAACCGGCCTGTGCGCAGAGCCTCCAAGGTTTGGTGACCATCGGTGCACAGGGTGACATGGCAGCCCGCCTTTTCGAGGTGGCGGCGGGCGGCGATGCCGCTGACCCGGTCGTCCTCGGCCAGCAGCACCCGGAGCCCCGCCAGGGAAGGCGCATCGTCCAGGTCCGGGGTGAAATGCGTCTTGTCAAGCCGGTCGGCCACGTCGAAGGAAAGGCTGATATGGACAGTGGTGCCGACGCCCACGCGGCTTTCCATGCACATGGAGCCGCCCATGAGTTCGATCAGATGTTTGGTGATGGAGAGTCCGAGGCCCGCCCCCTGATAAGGTCGGTTCCATCCGCCGTCCATTTGGGTAAAAGGTTGAAAGAGGCTGTCCAGGCGGTCGTCCGGTATGCCCGGGCCGGTGTCCGCCACCGAAAAGAGCACTCGGCAGCTGTTCGGAGTCAGTGGCGTCAGCTCGGTCGCTTCCACCGTGACCGAGCCTGAGAGGGTGAATTTGAGGGCGTTGCCCACCATGTTGCTGACCACCTGTTGGACGCGCACCGAGTCGCCAAGGAGCGGCTTGTCGATGCCAGGGGAGATCATGAACCCGAAGTCGATGCCCGCCTGGCGGGCACTGGGCGTGAAGAGGTCGCGCACTGTGAGCAGGGTTTCCCTCAGGTCGAAGGGTTCGTTCAGGATGATCAGCTTTTCCGCCTCGATGCGCGAGATGTCGAGAATGTCCGAGAGCAGGCGAGTCAGCCGCCGCGATGCCTGGATGGCGTTGTCAACGTAGTCGTCCTGTTCCGCGTCGAGGTGGGTGGTCCGCATCAATTGGAGCATGCCGAGGATGCCGTTGAGAGGCGTACGCACCTCATGGCTCATGTTGGCCAGAAATTGGGATTTGGCCTGGGTGGCTGCCTCGGCGGCCTCCTTGGCCTTGATCAGGTCGGCTTCGTATTGCTTGCGATCGGTGACATCCCTGGCGATGGCGTAGTTGAGCCCTTTGTCCGGCAGTGGGTGTGCCACCCAGTTGAGCCAGATGTAGTCGCCGGATTTTTTTCGGTAGCGGTTTTCGAAGTTGATCACCTCGCGGCCCTGCTTGAGCCTCTTTTCAACCATGTCGATGGTGGGCTGCACATCGTCGGGGTGGATCAGCGAAAGGTAGGGCCGGGCCATCAGCTCCTGTGCGGAATAGCCCAGGGTTTCGGTGAAGGCGGGATTGACCCGCAGAAACCGGGATGTCTTGATGTCGGATATGCTGATCATGTCCTTGGACAGTTCAAAGATGCGGCGCAGGTCTTCCTGGGCCTGAATGCGTTCGCTGACATCGGCGAAGATGCAGGCGAATCGGTTGGGGGCCGGTCGAAAGGCTGTCACCTCGAAGTGCTTGTCCAGCTCGCTGGAGTAGCTGGAGAAATTCACCGGATCGCCAGAGAGAGCCACGCGGCCGTAGCGTTCGATCCAGGACCGCTCGGTGCCTGGAAGGATCTCCAGCACTGTTTTGCCTGCAACGGTTTCGGCCTTCATGCCGGTCATGGCCTCAAAGGCCGGATTGACCCCGAGGAAACGGTAGTCCACCGGATCGCCGTTGGTGTCGCAGATGATCTCGTGGACGGCGAAGCCGTCGAGCATCTTCATGAACAGGCTCTCGTAGTCCTGCTCCACGCGGCGATGCTCGGTGATGTCGCGGCTGATGGAGAGCACGGAGGGAATCTCTCCTCCGGCGTCGAATTCCGGGATGATCCGCCAGTTGAAGATTACCGGGCCCCGGCGGCTCTCGAAGGTGAATTCCGTCTCCGTAGGCTCTCGGCTTTGAAAGACAGTTTCGATGGCTTCGCGCCAGAATCGGCTGTCGGACTCGGAAAAGCCCAGCTCCTCGTGCGTTTTGCCGAGGAACTCTCCGGGTGCGAGATGCACATACTCCCTGACGCTGTCCGAAACGAAGAGATGGTGTCCCTGCCTGTCAAATCGCATGACAATGTCCGGCATGCCCGAGAGCAGTGTGTGGTAGCGCTCCCTGCTTTCGAAAAGGTCCTGCTCGAACCGTTTGCGTTCGGTCACGTCCTGATTGGCCCCGATGGTCTTGATTGGCCTGCCCAGAGCGTCGCGCAGGAGCAGGTAGTTGACGACCATGTGGCGCACCTCGCCGTCGCGGCGCACGATTCGATGTTCGATGCGTCTTGCGAAGTTGGGGGCGTCGGTGATGGCGAGGCGGTTGACCTCGTCGTCGACAATGCCCATGTCCACGGGGTGCACGAACTCCCGCTGGTAGGTCGCGACCGACATTCGATAACCGCCTTCGCGTTCGGCCGTGGTGGCATACAGGGAGTAGAACTGGTCGTCAAAGAGGAACGTCTCGCTGGCGATGTCCATTTCCCATGGAGCTATGTCGGCCATCTCCATGGTCAGCTTGAGTTTCGTCTGGCTCTCAATAAGCTCGGCGCGTTGTCTGTCCAGGGCCTCCTGGGTCTGTCCGCGCCGGATTCTGTTGACCAGGAGGAGTCCCATCAGGCAGGTGGCGGCCGGAAAGATGAGCAGGACGGGCAAGGAGATTCTGGACAAGACCACAAGCGCCGTGGCCTTTGGCAAGGTAAACATGAGGCCGAGCATTACCAGATGGATGGTCAGGCCGAAGAGAAGCAGCTCGCGCCAGGATATTGAGGCCAGCGATCCTTTCCTGGCATGGCGCCAGACGATGCCGACCATGCCAGTGGCCAGGATGACGGCCACCCCGGTCCATGCTCCTGCGCCGCCCAGGTGCAGCCGGAAGGCGGCGGTCATGACCATGGCCACTGCGGTGGCCACACCGCCGAAAAACAGGCCGGAGATGCCGAGCAGCACCGAGCGGGCGTCGAAGATCACGCCGGGCATCAGTGTCCATGGAGTGGCCATGCTGACCACGCCGATGAGCCCGAGCAGGAACCCCACTGCAAAATGCGCCGGGGTGTGGCTGCGCAGCCTCCAGCGCAGGGCGGAGACATCAAAGAGGATGGCTGCGGCCAGCAGCAGAGACACGTTCTGGGCCAGCGCAAGGAAGGTGCTGGTCGTCATCGTTCAACTATATGCACAATGTCCCTCCGTCTCCAAGAACAATGTGACAGGTTTCAGGTTGTGCCGGATGCCGCCCTCGGGGCGGGTCAGAATCCGTCGTGACCTGTGGGCAGGCGGATCACGAAGGTGGTGCCCCGGCCCAGCTCGGTTTCGAAGGTAATGGTGCCGCCGTGTTTGTCGACGATGGCCGCGTAGGCGATGCTCAGTCCCTGCCCTGTGCCTCCGCCGACCGGCTTGGTGGTGAAGAAGGGGTCGAAAATCCTGGAGCGGATGGCCTCGGGGATGCCGGTGCCCGTGTCGCTGACGCGGATTTCGACCGCTCCGTCGCGGCTGGCCGTGGCGATGCGGATGGTACCTCGTCTTTCGGGGTTGTCGCCCACCACGTCGCGGATGGCGTGGGTGGCGTTGATGACCACGTTAAGCAGGGCCTGCTTGATGTCGTCGGTCAGACACACGACCTGGGGCAGGTCCGGGTCCAGGTCGGTCTCCATGTCGGCAACGAACTTGTATTCGTTGCGGGCCACGACAATAGTGTTTTCGATGACCCGGTTCAGGTCGGTCAGGGTCTTTTCGCGGCCGCCGGGGTGTGCGAATTCCCGCATGGACCTGACCACGTTGCCGATGCGCTGAACACCCTCCTCGATATGCTCCGCCGAGAGCGGCAGATGCGTCCGCAGGAAATCGAGGTCCGCATCGCCGGCAAGCTGCACCGCCTTTTGGACGAGCTCGGCGGTGGGCCTGCCCTCGCGAGAGGCTTGCACCAGATCCTGGCAGGTCTCAAGGAGCGGCAGCAGTTCGGCAATGGCCTGGCGCAGGAACTGGGTGTTGTCGCCCACGAATTGCGCAGGGGTGTTGATCTCGTGGGCTATGCCCGCCGCCAGTTGGCCGATGGCCTCCAGTTTCTGGGACTGGAGCAGCTGGGTCTCAAGCTGGCGCAGGTGCGTCACCTCGCGTCCCTGGATGAGCAGACCGATCCGGGTGTCGGATTCGTCGAGGATGGCGCTCGCGGTCAGCTCCAGCAAGCCGGGGTGGCCGTCGGTGCGCTCGAAACGCAGGTTGTGGACCAGGGAGGCGCGGTCGTCCCGGCATTGGTCCATGGCGCGTTCCACCTCGGGCCAGTCCCACGACAAGGCGCATTCGACCAAGGGGCGGCCGAGGACTTCTTCCGGTTCCAGCCCGAACAGGGTCTGGGCGGTTTCATTCCAGCGCACCACGGTGGTGTCGGGATCTATGCGTACAAGCATGATGGGGATGGACTCCAGCAACAGCTTGATCTCCCGGTTGGCCGCTTCGACGCGGGCCTTGTCCCGGTTGCGGAGCATTCGGAGCCAGACCCGTTGCAGGAGCACGGTCAGGGCGCGGATGTCGGAGTCGTTGTAGTGGCTCTTTTTGTTGGCCACCGCCACCACGGCCACGATCCGCTCCTGATGCGTCACCGGAACGGTCAGTAACCGGGTCAGGGGTACATGCCCGACGGGAACGCCGCGGGCGGCCGGGTGGTCGCTCAGTGTCTCGTTGATTATCAGCGGTCGGCGCTGCCGGATGCACTCGGCCCACAGCCCTGCCTTGGTTACCTGAAATTGGAGGGTGGCGTCTTCGGTCCTGCACTGGGCAAGGACTTCCTTGGACCAGGCGTGGACGATCATGACCGATTCGTCCTCGGTCATCAGGCCCACGAAGCCGATGCGACTGCTGGCGGAGACCAGGGCCGCCTCCAGGGCGAAGGCCATCACCTCGTCCACCGGGGCGTCGGCCATATGGTCCAGTTGCAGGAGCATCTCCTGACGCCGGGTGTCCAGCCGCAGTTGGTCCCGGGTGCGCCGCAGCATGGTTGCGATGGCGGCCAGCGCCACGGAAACGATCATGATCGCGAAGCCGCCTGCGGTGAGCCACCGTCTGAGGCCGCGCTCCCTGTCCAGGGCCTCACTCTTCTCGGCGACAAGGACTTCCATGCGCGTCTGATAACGCTGCAATTCTTCGTCCATCAGCAGTTTGCCCGTGGCATCGTGGATGAGCGAGAGCAGGAGCCTTCTGCCCGTGGCATCGACAAAGGGGGAGCTGTATACCTCCACCGACCGGATGGTGCCGTCGGCCAGGCGGTGGGGGAAAATGAAATAATTGCGCTGTTCGTCCCTGGCCCGGCGAAACTCCATGGCCACTTCGGCGGACGAGAGCCGGTTGATGTCCTGGATGCGCATGGAGCGCAGTGTCGCCAGGGAGTAACCATAAAAATGCAGGGCGGAATCGTTGGCGTCGAGGATCGAGCCGTCGGCAGGGTCGATGAGCAGGGCGATGTTGTGATGGTCGCGCAGTTCCGGGCCGATGGTCGGTCCCGAATCAGCTCCGGCGGGCAGGATGGCACCAAGAGCCAGGAACGCCAGGGCTGTCTGGAAAACGAGGAACGCCAGCGTTGTCCGGGGGGTGTGTCGTCCGTGGTGCCTCATGTCCTGCCCTGTTGGATGAAGATTGGGGGTGCGCCTGATTGGCAAGTCCTGTGATTATCACAGCATGTATCCGCAGAGGACATTCTTTTGCAATGATAATATGTTCGCGGGCAAAGGCCCGGCGGTGATATTGTTGTCGCCTTGTCAGGAGGCAGGTCATCCCGTATCGTCGGACCCAAACGGAGGATGCGGGCATGGGCGAGTTCGACTACGACTCCCTGGGGATATGCTACTGGAATGGGAGCATGGAACCCTTCGTGGTGGGAATCATCGGTTCCGGGCCAGGGGTGAAGGCCCTGCTCGACATCGTCTTTGTGGAGGATTTCCGGGAATTTCTGCCGGACATACTGCTGGCGGCGGCAAGCCATGTCGCCCGGGAGTCGGATCGGGCTCTTTTCGACGAGATCAACGTGCCGGTCTATGACCGCTTCGAGGCCATGCTCGACAGGCACCCCGAAATCAATCTGGTGGTGGAGATGACGGGGAGCCCCGGCCTGCTCGAAACTCTTCGCCAGCGCGTTGGCGAATCCATATCGATTCTGGATCACCGCGAGGTCGCCTTTTTCTGCGGTCTGCACGACATGACCCTGGTCAAGAAGCACTGCATGGACAGTCTGGCCCATCAGCGCAGCCTGCTTCAGTCCATTCTCGACGGCATCCGCGAGGACATCCTGCTCCTTGACCGCGCAGGAAACGTGGTGGACCTCAACCGCATCGTCTGGGAGCGGGCCGGGGCACAGCGCAAGGACCTTCTTGGCAAGCCTTGCTGGGAGGCCGCCAGACTGCGGGACGGCTCGTCCTTTTGCAGCCTCATGGATCCGACCTGTCCCTATCACCGGACCCTGGAGACGGGACGGCCCGAGGAGGCGCTCGTCACCCGCGTCAGTCGCGACGGCCTGCTTCAATATTATCGGCTCTATGCCTATCCCATTTTCGGCGTCCGGGGAGAGATGAGCCATGTGATGGTCATGCACCGTGACATCACCAAGCGCACCCTGCAGGAGCGGCATCAGACCCAGCGCGACAAGCTGGCCATCGTGGGCGAGATGTCCACGTATCTCGCCCACGAGATACGCAACCCCCTCTTCGTCATTGGCGGGTTCGCCAACACGCTGCTCAAGTCGCCGGACCTGACCGAGGCGAACAGGGGCAAGGTGGAGATTATGCTGGAGGAAAGCGGACGGCTTGAGCACATGCTCACCAGCATGCTCAATTTCGTCAGGGCATCGGAAGCCCGGATCGGCGAGGTGGACATGGAGGCCGTCTGCCGCGATGCCGCAGAGCTCATGACCATCGGATACGGCGGACTGGGCTATGCCATCGAGGTGCGTCCGTCCGGGGCGTTGCTCCCGGTGCTCGGCGACGAGGACACGCTGAAGCAGTGCGTGGTCAACATTCTCAAGAACGGCATTGAGGCCATGCCCGGAGGAGGGTCCGTGTCCATGGGGCTGGCGCTTAACGGCGACTGCGTGGAGGTCAGGGTTACGGACACGGGGGTTGGCATGGACGCCGTGGACCTGGAGCGGGTCTTCAATCCGTTTTATTCCACAAAGCAGGGGAGCAGCGGGCTGGGGCTGGCCATGGTCAGAAAGAAGATCGACGAGTTCGGCGGCAGGGTGGAGATAGCCAGCAAGCTTGGCCAGGGGACAACCGTTTCGCTCTTCTTGCCTGCGGCCACCGGGGAGGAAAGCGCCGGGTGTGTCACTCCTTCCCCATCTTCTTGAGCTTTTCCCGCAACGTCTTCCGGTTGATGCCCAGGATGTCGGCGGCGTGGGACTTGTTGTTGC encodes the following:
- a CDS encoding AbrB family transcriptional regulator, giving the protein MDRLFAGDSMISFRLLGKWTSLVLISAALAALLRLGGLPAAELLGPMIAGMFFALRGVVLHVPRSVFSGAQAVVGCMVALTLTPSILTSLGRDWPIMVVVVCMTIAAGGVVGFLLMRLGSLPGNTAAWGMSPGGAAAMTAMAESFGADVRMVAFMQYLRMFVVVLTASGVSRILLGHAADLPGAYSWSPDFDAPLVPLLQTLALVAGGVLLSGRLRIPAAAMLLPMLAGAALNSMGIVTLVLPHWLLWTAYASLGWYVGMRFDRETVLHVLRTIPQMLLATFLLIGLCCVSAWLLTVWPGLDPLSAYLATSPGGLDSVAIIAMGSGCDVGFILALQTLRLFAVVAAGPFVARLVCRISGVSARGSGIAP
- the trpS gene encoding tryptophan--tRNA ligase, giving the protein MSERQRILSGMRPTGPLHLGHYFGVIANWLKLQEEYDCFFFVADWHALTSEYADARRVKGFIPGLVKDWIAAGLDPEKCVIFQQSKIKEHAELYLYLSMFTPLGWLERNPTYKEIRAELTHKDLNTHGFLGYPVLMASDILMYKPCAVPVGKDQLPHLELAREIARRFNHLTGTEALPEPADMLTEEAKLPGLDGRKMSKSYGNSIMLSEPIEEIAPKVRGMKTDERRLRKSDPGDPDVCNLYPYHKLMTDPARLPEIREGCRNATWGCVDCKKVLMDSLERFLTPLQERRAACTDERAAEILALGNERARAFAAATMDELRSILNY
- a CDS encoding site-2 protease family protein gives rise to the protein MLDLFSPERLQQYAILAPGLLVALVCHEVAHGYVAYLLGDPTAKSQGRLSLNPMKHLDPLGTLAFFFVHFGWAKPVPVNSGYFKNPRQGMLLTAIAGPMTNFILAAAFATVIHILMTVEFSPGGLAEKIILPTYLIAQAGVFVNLILGIFNLLPIPPLDGSNVVAYFLPPQMAESYMALGRYGFIILIGIILLGRFSGYSLVGGVILPMVYAGIRLLGIPM
- a CDS encoding two-component system sensor histidine kinase NtrB — its product is MGEFDYDSLGICYWNGSMEPFVVGIIGSGPGVKALLDIVFVEDFREFLPDILLAAASHVARESDRALFDEINVPVYDRFEAMLDRHPEINLVVEMTGSPGLLETLRQRVGESISILDHREVAFFCGLHDMTLVKKHCMDSLAHQRSLLQSILDGIREDILLLDRAGNVVDLNRIVWERAGAQRKDLLGKPCWEAARLRDGSSFCSLMDPTCPYHRTLETGRPEEALVTRVSRDGLLQYYRLYAYPIFGVRGEMSHVMVMHRDITKRTLQERHQTQRDKLAIVGEMSTYLAHEIRNPLFVIGGFANTLLKSPDLTEANRGKVEIMLEESGRLEHMLTSMLNFVRASEARIGEVDMEAVCRDAAELMTIGYGGLGYAIEVRPSGALLPVLGDEDTLKQCVVNILKNGIEAMPGGGSVSMGLALNGDCVEVRVTDTGVGMDAVDLERVFNPFYSTKQGSSGLGLAMVRKKIDEFGGRVEIASKLGQGTTVSLFLPAATGEESAGCVTPSPSS
- a CDS encoding ATP-binding protein, with the translated sequence MRHHGRHTPRTTLAFLVFQTALAFLALGAILPAGADSGPTIGPELRDHHNIALLIDPADGSILDANDSALHFYGYSLATLRSMRIQDINRLSSAEVAMEFRRARDEQRNYFIFPHRLADGTIRSVEVYSSPFVDATGRRLLLSLIHDATGKLLMDEELQRYQTRMEVLVAEKSEALDRERGLRRWLTAGGFAIMIVSVALAAIATMLRRTRDQLRLDTRRQEMLLQLDHMADAPVDEVMAFALEAALVSASSRIGFVGLMTEDESVMIVHAWSKEVLAQCRTEDATLQFQVTKAGLWAECIRQRRPLIINETLSDHPAARGVPVGHVPLTRLLTVPVTHQERIVAVVAVANKKSHYNDSDIRALTVLLQRVWLRMLRNRDKARVEAANREIKLLLESIPIMLVRIDPDTTVVRWNETAQTLFGLEPEEVLGRPLVECALSWDWPEVERAMDQCRDDRASLVHNLRFERTDGHPGLLELTASAILDESDTRIGLLIQGREVTHLRQLETQLLQSQKLEAIGQLAAGIAHEINTPAQFVGDNTQFLRQAIAELLPLLETCQDLVQASREGRPTAELVQKAVQLAGDADLDFLRTHLPLSAEHIEEGVQRIGNVVRSMREFAHPGGREKTLTDLNRVIENTIVVARNEYKFVADMETDLDPDLPQVVCLTDDIKQALLNVVINATHAIRDVVGDNPERRGTIRIATASRDGAVEIRVSDTGTGIPEAIRSRIFDPFFTTKPVGGGTGQGLSIAYAAIVDKHGGTITFETELGRGTTFVIRLPTGHDGF
- a CDS encoding PAS domain S-box protein, producing the protein MTTSTFLALAQNVSLLLAAAILFDVSALRWRLRSHTPAHFAVGFLLGLIGVVSMATPWTLMPGVIFDARSVLLGISGLFFGGVATAVAMVMTAAFRLHLGGAGAWTGVAVILATGMVGIVWRHARKGSLASISWRELLLFGLTIHLVMLGLMFTLPKATALVVLSRISLPVLLIFPAATCLMGLLLVNRIRRGQTQEALDRQRAELIESQTKLKLTMEMADIAPWEMDIASETFLFDDQFYSLYATTAEREGGYRMSVATYQREFVHPVDMGIVDDEVNRLAITDAPNFARRIEHRIVRRDGEVRHMVVNYLLLRDALGRPIKTIGANQDVTERKRFEQDLFESRERYHTLLSGMPDIVMRFDRQGHHLFVSDSVREYVHLAPGEFLGKTHEELGFSESDSRFWREAIETVFQSREPTETEFTFESRRGPVIFNWRIIPEFDAGGEIPSVLSISRDITEHRRVEQDYESLFMKMLDGFAVHEIICDTNGDPVDYRFLGVNPAFEAMTGMKAETVAGKTVLEILPGTERSWIERYGRVALSGDPVNFSSYSSELDKHFEVTAFRPAPNRFACIFADVSERIQAQEDLRRIFELSKDMISISDIKTSRFLRVNPAFTETLGYSAQELMARPYLSLIHPDDVQPTIDMVEKRLKQGREVINFENRYRKKSGDYIWLNWVAHPLPDKGLNYAIARDVTDRKQYEADLIKAKEAAEAATQAKSQFLANMSHEVRTPLNGILGMLQLMRTTHLDAEQDDYVDNAIQASRRLTRLLSDILDISRIEAEKLIILNEPFDLRETLLTVRDLFTPSARQAGIDFGFMISPGIDKPLLGDSVRVQQVVSNMVGNALKFTLSGSVTVEATELTPLTPNSCRVLFSVADTGPGIPDDRLDSLFQPFTQMDGGWNRPYQGAGLGLSITKHLIELMGGSMCMESRVGVGTTVHISLSFDVADRLDKTHFTPDLDDAPSLAGLRVLLAEDDRVSGIAARRHLEKAGCHVTLCTDGHQTLEALRTGRFDAVLMDVHMPVMDGVDATRSIRHGQAGEANRQIPIIALTAYAMSGDRARLLAEGMDGYVAKPVEARALQDELARVTGTAREG
- a CDS encoding FKBP-type peptidyl-prolyl cis-trans isomerase — protein: MTATKGSTVKVHYTGTLKEDGSQFDSSQGRDPLQFTLGEGMVIAGFEKAVIGKSVGDTVTVEIPPEEGYGESDDQLVFQVRREQLPPHVELEEGIMLEIRTEDGTPAYVRVTNFDDALVTLDGNHPLAGQTLMFDIEVVEVA